The Fusarium falciforme chromosome 4, complete sequence genomic interval TATGCATCCTAGGTACCTCGTCGGTAATCATCCTCAACGCCGGTGAATGGACAGAGCCGAATATCTCTTGAAACATACAACGCCTGCCGCTCGTTTCCCGCACTTTTTCTATCGTATAACAAAGACTTCGAGCGACTCACTGCTCTCCTTAGAAGTCCCACAGTGTACATTCccttggcggcggcagctCAGGCATCACGCCGTCCTCAAACTCGCCCTTTTGGGCAAATGCCATCCACTGAGCCTTGGACTTATCGTCGTACTGCTCAGGGGGAAGCTCCGTATCCTTTGAATATCCCGGCGGGCCATCCGGGAACCAGATTCGTCGCCATGTTCCATCAAAGTCTCGGATACCTGGCAGGTTATCCTTATATGTGACTGGCTTGCCACGGAACATCGAGAGTCGGCCATCCATGCCCTTGGAACTGTAGCTTTCAACCGGCGGGTGTTGTTTGCTGCTGTTTGGAGGGTACGGGTTACCAGAAGACGCCACCGCTGCTGGCTTCGGGGCCTGAGGCTGAGCCGAAGCAAAAGGATTCGCGCTTGCGGGTGCTGCAGAGGGTTGGCCGAAGGGATTGGGTTGCGATGGCTGTCCAAATGGATTCGCTTGCTGGTTGTTCTGTGATGCGAAACCATTAGGCTGCGGTTGTGACGGCTGACCAAAAGGGTTGTTCGCATTCTGGGCTGGTGCTTGATTAGCAGAAGCAAAGCCACTCGATGCTGCCGGAGCATTCTGTTGCTGGCCAAAGGGCGAAGCGCCCTGTGAAGGTTTCCCGAATGAGCTGAATCCAGAGTTGgcctgttggttgttggcaTTTCCAAATGGGCTCGAGTTCTGGTTGTTGGCAAATCCGCCGCTGGGTGCACCAAAGGGATTCGCTGCGAGAGCATTATTGTTGTTGCCCGCAGACCCAAAGGGACTCGCGTTATTGTTCGTATTCGTCGCGGACCCAAAAGGATTCGGTTTCTGGCCAAGCTGGCTAGCCTGACCAAAGGCACTGCCTTGAGCATTCGGCTGCGACGGCTGCCCGAACGATGGAGCGCCAAAGGGGCTGGGTTTCGCGCCAAGGGCTGATGTCTGGCCAAAAGCCGAAGCTGGCTGTGACGCCTGACCAAACGCTGAAGCTGGTTGCGAAGGCTGTCCAAATGCCGTAGTTGGCTGTGACGGCTGTCCAAAGGCCGACCCTCCCTGCCCCAACTGCGACGGTTGACCAAAGGCTGATCCTCCTTGTCCAAGCTGCGATGGCTGACCAAAGGCACTGCCCTGGGTATTCGGCTGTGACGGTTGGCCGAAAGACGGCGCACCAAAAGGACTCGGCTTTGCGCCGAGGGCTGAAGGTTGCCCAAAAGCACTTTGCCCAGCTGAAGCGCCGCCTCCGAAGGGCGAGGAAGTATTCGAGGTCGCAAGGGAATTCTGGTTATGGGGTTGACCGGTAAACACGTCGAGCATCGACTTTGGTCGCTTGCCGACGATGAATTCTCCAAAAGGGGCTCCCTGTGTCCCCTCCTTGCAGATATCCTGTCGGTTCGGGTGGTTGTTCTCGGCGCTGACGATGAATTGGACGGCTTCTTGGGCGTTTCGGACGGCGTTTTGCATTTGCTGTTGCGCATTCGTCCAGAGCTCCTGGGCTTGGTTTAACTACTAGAATTAGCTTCCATTATCATCCCGGAGGCAGTAAAATGCGTGCTCACTGCTTGCTGCTCATTGCCCGAGGCCTTGCCCATCACGTAGTGAAGGCGCAGCTCTTCAAAGCTCTGCTCGCGCGGGTACCCTCCAAAGAGCTGCCCGGGGGCGTCTCGGCCGGGAGCATACGCCGACAGGATCCATTGCGGCGTCTCGTTTGTCAAGTCTCGCTCGATGGCCTCTACCGTGATGCTATACTTGTCTGCGGCCTTGTTAACGCGTGTCTTCCAAGCCATGTCGCAAAAGCCGTACCAGCGACGCTGTtgcttcctcctcccagaGCTCCGAAACGGTTCGAGGTTTGATTTCGGTTATTGTTGGGGTTAGGGTGTTCGTTCCTGCAGTTGTCTAAAAGACGAGACGTCAGCGCCGTGGATTATACTTCGGAGAAGGCGTTGGTGATGCAATGCAATGCAGCCCAGCTCAGGACTTACTTCCAAACTTGCAGTTGCCCTGCTGAAAGAATCTACACACCGTCATCTTGATGTGATGCGCAGGGTCGTATTGGCGATAAAATTCGATgtcgccgaggtcgaggctACCTCATATCGGGGTTTAATTCCCCTGCGCAAAGAACGCCTTATGACTCGAGaacaaagaaagagaaagagaggttGGAGTCGAAAGAGATGCTCAGCCTTCCATCCACTCCCAGCCTCGTTGAGTTGGCTCAGGCAAGTTTCTGCACGGCCACAACGCGATCTGCGGATTAGCGGGGCACCCAGTGCTGACCCCTACAGGAACCCCTGGAAAGCTGTCATCCCTCCAGCCCAGGCCCCTACTACCTACGTACggtacctaggtaggtacctAATGATTCACTGCTTTCCATGATCaactccatccatctcgtctCATCAACAGCTTGTGTTATACACCTACTCATCTTCCCACTGTATGtcatatttatttatacatGAGTCGTgtctcttggccttttctaGTCTGGTTCCCCTTACAAGCCCATCTCAGCTTTCAACTCGGTACCTACAGTAGCTGGACTCGTTCAGGCGGTCCTGCTTCTCCTTACCTTGGGTATGGACTGTACTCCGTGCCAAGCTCAGCTGGCAGATGCACCAAAGCCCAAGAACATGCAGCCATCAACACCTTATGGGGCTATTTCAAGTATTTGAATAGTTCATTTTAACTTGTTATACTCAGCATGCTAGTTACTCTTCCTTTTACTCGTTCAGTATTCATCATGAGCCGTCATCTCAATCTTGCCATCCTTTAATCCTCAATCATATACTATGGGAGTATATACATCAATCCTAGGCCGACACACTCTCAGCCTTGCGGAACTCAATCATAGGTCCGTTCTTAGCACTGGTAAATATGTCGACCAGCTGCATCTCATTCACCCGGTGTCGTCCCCATTCATTGTTGGGGTTGCCCTCGGCGGGATCAACGATGCCGATGGCCTTGCGCATGTCGTACAGGTAGATGGTGCGAGCCAGAGTGTTGGTCATCTCGACGTAGGCCAGGCCCTTGCCGATACATCCTCGGGGACCGATGCTGAAGGGGCAGAAGGCGCTCGCCGCAAGTGCAACCTCGTCCTCGGTGGTCTTTTCGTTGGTCAGAGGGTTCACGGCGCCCGCCAGCCATCGCTCGGGGATGTACTCGTACGGCGAGGGGAAGTACGACTCGTTGTGGTGGATAGCGTAGTGCGGCACGCCGACGACGGTACCCTCGGGGATGGGGCGGCCCTCGACTGTGATGCCGCCGGGGAGGACTTCACGGGGAGTGATGCCACCGACAGAGGGGGACATGCGCATGGCTTCGTCGATACAGGCTCGGAGGTAAGTGCAGGATGCCAGAGTGGCACCTTGGCAAACCTCCTCAACGTTGTTGAACTTGCTTCGAATCTCCTCAGTCACTCTCTTGAGGGCGCGGGGGCATCGGACGAGGTAGAAGAGCGTAGCAGCCATGGCAGTGGATGTGGTATCTGAGCCGGCGATGATGCTATTCCCTCATGTCAGCCCGATTCttgcttcatcttctcaCGCAATCACTTACAGCAGGTTAGATTCACTCCAGAGTTCAGGGGTGCTGAAACCTTGGCCAGTCTCGGGATCGCGGGCCTTGAGGAGGTAATAGAAGAAGTCACGTCGATCAGTCTCCTCGCCGAGCTTGGTGCGCTCAGTCAGCTGGCCCTTGCTGTAGGCCATGTAACGGGCGCGTTTAGCAGCGAGTCCGGGGAAGAGGACCTTGTCcagcttgagcttgtcgacCACAGGCATGGTTCCGCACTGTTCAAGTCAGCTTCTAACCTCAGTCGAGCATCGAGAATCACTTACAAGAAGATGGCGAGTAGTCGCAGCCTCAACAAGTCCCAGGGCGAACCGGTTCGTCTCGCTCTCCAGCATATGAAAGGCCTTGCCAAAGCACAAGTCGCCAAGGATGTCCGTGGCGAGGTAGTTGCACCAGTCGCTCATCTTACGGGGCTTGGTCCATCCCTTGGACTCTTCGGCAGAACCATCCAGAGCTCCAATCTGCTCGCAGAATGTACGGACATTGTTGAGGATGTACCGCTGCATTTCCTTCATGGCGCTCTCAGAGAAAGCCTGGGACATGACACGGCGCTTGCGGGCGTGCACCTCCTTGTCGCGGGTGTTGTGGGTATTGGCAGTCGGGTGGACAAAGGCATTGTAGAACTCGGCCTTGCGAACATTGGTGCGGAAGCCAAAGATCTCCTTCAGGGCCTTGTTGGAGTTGAAGCAGAGCGAGTTGGGACCGAAGCGGACGACGGGTCCGTACTTTTGGTGCATGCGCCAGAACTCGAGGTGACGGTCACCCTTCCAGGCGTGGTAGAGCTGGTAGGCATCGGTGATCTTGGCGAGGAAGGGGCCGGGATACTTGGCTAAAGGGTGGAAGAAGACTCGGTATACAACGAGGCCGAAGGTCTAGGTGTTGTTAGTTCAACATGTAACCAGTTGAAGCAATTCCCATGCAAGTACTCACATAGAGGGTTCCTCCTCcaaccaacaaccccaaGTAAATCCACAAGTGTCCCAGATCAAGCTGCATCTCGTCTTTCTTTCATTAACACAAAGCTTCAACAGCGGAAAAGATTCCAAGGGAGCAATTGAGCAGCGGATGTCCCGGGGCGGAATACACAAAGACAAGGCACTAACCCGTGACCACTACACCCTCACTCTCTTCAGTTCTCTTATCCTCTTCTTGTAGTTGGGCCCTCTACCAGCGAACGATAACAAGCATGACGCTCTTGGTCGGCTTGTTGCGGCACACTAGGCTTATCGATTGACCCAAGTGCCGAGGCGGCTAGGTTCGGATTGGAAATCGCGGAATTGTGacgggatgaagatgagatcTTGGGGGAGCAAGGGCTAGACTTGAGATGGCGGGGAAGCTAATGGAGATGATTATTGGAGAATTGGAGTTTTGGAGGTTTTGTTGTTTGTAGCTTGGATCTGGGGATGCTGTCGGTATTTCAATGCCCAGCCTCTCAACAGCCTACCAGCTGTaaacgagacgagacgagacaacTTCACATCCAGTACGTACCAAGCTCATGAATTCACCCAATGTCACGGTGACGGAAGATAACGCACATTGCAAAATGCCACCTCCTCGTTGGCTTGCTCACCCAAGGTCACACGCCGCTGCTGCCCCAAAACCAGGGAGGCTATTCTTAGCTTGATATTGTTCACAAGGTCATCTGCCCGATTTGACTTCCTCCTAGGGCAACAGCCAGAACGCCAAAGCGAAACCTCTTCCCAGCTTACCCGTCGCTGGAGGATGCCGTGCCGTCCGTATCTTTGTTTTGCCCGCACTTTTCTGTAGCATCGGTTGGAAGGTCCTAGCTTCACAATACGAAAGCCATGTCCACCTTTTTCCCCTCCTTCGGCGGCCGTTCCTGGTCCTGGGGGAAAGCTCCAGCTGTACgggcctcggccttggctgtTCTGCTGCAACAGCGGTCCTCTTCCCGCTATG includes:
- a CDS encoding C3H1-type domain-containing protein, which codes for MTVCRFFQQGNCKFGNNCRNEHPNPNNNRNQTSNRFGALGGGSNSVADKYSITVEAIERDLTNETPQWILSAYAPGRDAPGQLFGGYPREQSFEELRLHYVMGKASGNEQQALNQAQELWTNAQQQMQNAVRNAQEAVQFIVSAENNHPNRQDICKEGTQGAPFGEFIVGKRPKSMLDVFTGQPHNQNSLATSNTSSPFGGGASAGQSAFGQPSALGAKPSPFGAPSFGQPSQPNTQGSAFGQPSQLGQGGSAFGQPSQLGQGGSAFGQPSQPTTAFGQPSQPASAFGQASQPASAFGQTSALGAKPSPFGAPSFGQPSQPNAQGSAFGQASQLGQKPNPFGSATNTNNNASPFGSAGNNNNALAANPFGAPSGGFANNQNSSPFGNANNQQANSGFSSFGKPSQGASPFGQQQNAPAASSGFASANQAPAQNANNPFGQPSQPQPNGFASQNNQQANPFGQPSQPNPFGQPSAAPASANPFASAQPQAPKPAAVASSGNPYPPNSSKQHPPVESYSSKGMDGRLSMFRGKPVTYKDNLPGIRDFDGTWRRIWFPDGPPGYSKDTELPPEQYDDKSKAQWMAFAQKGEFEDGVMPELPPPRECTLWDF